The DNA window CCGAGTCAAGCTAAAAAACATCGCGCACTCTCCAGTTATGGAATTCATTTCCCAAACATCCCTCAAAAACTTACTGGATTAATGAATAAATTATAGATTACCGCCCATTGGAAGAAAAGTCCCGTGCATTTTCGGAAACGGAGGCACAGAAAACCGGTGGACGATTTGAGTCTCTACATTCAATGTCAAAAGAAAGTTTCCACTGAACCAGTGTACATAGCCTACAATAACCATCGGAAAATAAATGAAACCACGCTCGGTCGGGAGCAACAAGTGTTTTACGTCAATATGCCTCCAAACTTTATCAACTCCGATAGTTAGTATAGCAATTTGTGTCTTCGGAACAACATGTTTATAACCACGTGCACATACCACTTTATATCCCATGGAAGCCTCAACAAATGCTATACCACAATCTGAATAGTCTCCCGTTAGAGTGGAGAAAGGAGGAAGAATGGTCCACTGCTTTGTCAAGGGAATAGTAACATAAAGATTAACAAGTTTACTCCAATCAGAGATCACCACTAAACCATTGCAGCTAGACCTTACCAGACCGTAGAACCCGTAGTCAAACTTACATATCTCGAGACAACCTCGTCGCATTTCCACATAAATCCCATTGCGAGGCGAAAGCCGCTCCTGGATTATAACTCCACCAGTTGAATTTCGTAGGCGGTGGTGGATGAAATTTGGGGAACGAATGACTAGGCTCCATTCACTGCAAACATGACTCGTGGCATCATGCAAAAGCTGAGCTAGAAGATGCAAAAGAAATTGGAAAATCATCTCTGAGGAAGATATATTTTATGTCTCTTCCTTGCAAACCTCTTGGAAACGTGGTAAATGTAAAGGTTGATGCCCACCTGTGTATATAATTATACAGAAGCATCATAACTGAACATTCTCCTCAAATTGAACCAAAAAAAATCAGAAAGCGGGATACACATTATACAAgtaatgtcacgccccgagaccggggttagtcgacaccggtgTTGTCTCACAAACACATAATTGCAACACAACAAGCCTTGTAGTAAATTGCaataaccagtctttttcataacaaGCAATCGTCTTTACAATGCGATGGAAATAAAATGCGGAAGAGAAATACATCATGATAAAATTAAAAGACAGAAGAAATTCGACTGGTCTCGAATTGGATTTACTTCATCACCATTCCCAAAAGTAATCTTGCTCTTCATCCTCGATttgttcctcgttcttatctagGTGAGAATgtaagggtgagtattttggaaaatactcagtaaatgaggGTCGATCGTGCATAACAAGTATCGAGGATATACATACGAATAAATTATTGAAATTTCAATATTAAGCTTGTTGAATCTAATACTAATACAAATACGAATATAGCACTgaaaatcatctcattttctaTGGTTTTTACCTATCAGTCCCttatatgttactcctctaaggggcaagtccaaaggaacggttattataacccaccgcatcagggcctaaacaaagcatatcaaagtttggaatttcctttaccatttctaaatcaaatcattatagTGCATTTCAAATACTTCAAACAtgctttcaaatattataaCTGATATCGAACAACGAATAATTCAGAGGATTTCATACCAAATGaaaacgaatatatcatgccgatcgaattttcaaagtcatatttaatttattttcgaaatatatcatgctcacttAAAAGAAATAAGTGTGCCAAATCTTTTATATAACAATATGTATATATTCAAAAGTgcacttaaaaataattaagtAAATGGACCATATTTACTAAAAGAATATAAATATCAAGAGCCACTTAAAATAAACATAAGTGTacaattttatataataatatcaaaaaCCTACTTACTTGATAAATTGTTCCGAAAATCTTGAAATGGAAAATTGGAGTTTGACACCAAAAACCAGTCACCTTGAAAAAGATTTTGCACCTAATTGAACCGTTGGATAGATCTGAATTTTGGATATGTTGCTCACAACACGTGTAGGTGTCTACTGAACGGTGGAGATCGAATTCTGATTTTTTAAAACAACGAGAAAAACTTTCTGGATTTGGGCAGAATTTAGGCACTGGAAAATTGATAGAAACTTTGAGTGATTTATATGTGGCAATTAGTGCCCTTTTATAGAGAATTGGTAAGGCACCCCACTACTCCATGATCTCATGTCTCAAACCACTACTCCATAATCCTATGTCTCAAGCCACTACTCCATGATCATTCAACCACTAAACCATGTTTTCACGTCACTAAGTCATGTTTAATTAGCCACTAAGCCATGTGGATTTTCAGGGTCTTCACATCTCTCCCTTCTTATTGGAAGTTTCGCCCTCGAAACTTGAGTTCTTTTGTGTTTCAAAGAAGTATAGGTATTTCTTGCACATGTTCTCTTCAAGTTccaagtagcttctctttcggtgtggttagaccattgtactttgacaCATGGAATGGTTCGTCGCCTAAGTACTTGGTCATTGGTGTCCATAATATGAATAGAGACATATTCATATTTCAGCTTTTTCCCCAAGTTACCTTTGATCATGAGCGGTTTAATTTCCACAACATGACTTGGATTCAGGATGTATTTCCTTAGTTTGGACTTGTGAAATACATTGTGGATTCTAAATATATCTGGTGGCAATGCTATTCTGTAAGCCAATGTGCCAATCTCTCCAAATTTTGAATGGTTCTATGTACCGAGTATTCACTTTTTCAGCTTTACTGAATCTAATGATTCTTTCATTAGTGAGACCCTTTATATAAGCTTTTTTTTACATCCAATGTGAATTCCATTGGTCTCTTTTTAAGATTAGAATAACTCTTTTGTTGATCTTATGCAGCCTTGAGTCTGTCTTTGATGATGACTACCTTTCCATTGTCTCTTGGATTAGTTCTAGCCCAGTTATGACTGTCTCATTTATTTCGTCCATGTACAGTGATGATCGACACTTCACTTGTTGGCATACTTGCCACTTGGATATAAACTCGACGAAGTCTCTTTTCATTCTGCTTCGCCAGAAACTTTCTTTCAAGTCCATATACATCCTTGTACTGACGAGATGGATTGAGAATGTTGACTTATGCGCCTCTTGCATCACTTCTTATCAAAAATTGTTGATGTCTGGCACACATAATTGTCCTCTCATCCATAGGATTCTGTCTGGGTCCACTTGAAAATCTGACGACTTTATTTCcttggcttgttctttgaatTTCTCTAGTATCATATCTCGACTCTGATTTAACTTAACTGCTTCTCGAAGGCATGGTTGTGCCGAGAGTGATGTTATGTTATCTAGCTCATGTTTGACTCAAAGTATCGGCTACCTTATTTGCCTTGATGAGGTGGTAGCTTATTGTCATGTCATAGTCCTTGAGTAGTCCTTGAGTAACTTAATTTATTCACCTTCTTTATCtcatttttaattctttttgCATGAACAAATACTTGAGGCTTGGTGGTCTGTGAATATTTCATACTTGACATCGTagagatagtgtctccaaattttcaaaagCAAATATCACTGTTGCCAACTCGAGATCATGAGCATGGTAGTTtgactcatgtggcttcagttgaCTAGCCTGTCTTCCATGAGTACGCCTATGAGATCTTCCTTTGATGCTTCACTGTAGATGGTAAAATCCTTCTCCTCAGTAGATAATACCAGCATTGGTGTAGATGCTAGCTTCTCCTTTAATGTTTGAAAGCTCTTTCACATCTTTCTCTTCAGTTGAAGTCATAGTTCTTTTGTGCCAGTCTCGTCGGTGATACGACTACTGAAGAGAAGCCCTCGACGAATTTCAGCTAATAGTTTGGTAATCCAAAGGAGCTTCTAATTGGTGTCATTCTTATGTTTCGGCTAATCTAGAATTACCTCTACTTTCTTTGGATCCATTGATACTTCGGATTTCGATCTTACATGACCTCATTTTGAATGCTGACATTGGGGTTTCTTCTGCTCTGACCTTTAGCTTATTATAGCATGTCCTCAGGTCAAGCTTGGAGAATACTGTAGCTCATTTAAGTTGATCGAAAAGACCGTCTATTATTGGAAGAATATATTTGTTCTTTATTGTGATCTTATTGATTTCtctgtagtctatacacaatctcatacttcCATCTTTCTTCCTTACAAATAAGATTGTAGCTCCCCAGGGGAATGCACTTTGCCTAATCTGCTTTTTGTCtaacaactcttgaagttgtTCTTTTAGCTCCTTGAGTTTATATGGAGTCATTCGGTACAATGTATTGGAGATTAGTGCATCACTGGTACCAAGTTTATCTCGAACTCTACTTCTTAGTCCGAGAGCATTCCAAGAAGCCTTTCTAGAAAAACGTCAAAAAATTTTAGTATTATTTGAATATCTTCCAACTTCAGTTCATCTCCTTCTTGCACTTTGTTCACCATTGTTAGGTAAATTTCTTCTCCCAATATTATGGCTTTCCAAGTCTGGGTAACAGAAAAATGTATTCTTGTTCCTTGGCATCGCCATGTTACCAGATTTTTTTGTTGATTCGGGGTTCAGAGTTTGACATTCTTACTTTGGTCATCTACTATTGCACGGCTCTTAGATAACCAATTCATCCCTAGGATGGCGTCAATATCTACTGAAGTGAGTTGAATCAATCGGCACTGAATATATGCGAATTGATATTAGTTACCCATATAGAATATTGAAACTTAACTCAGTGTCGATCTATAGCGTATTGACTTAAATCCCGAAAATTATAACCTAGTCGTtacctcaaataattatttttttctttctaaatCTTACTTTCATCAAGACCATGAGCCTATCACGCTCTAACACAAAGGATTCCATTGAATGTCATTCTCTTTGAATCATTCTTAGTATCACAAAAAATCAAAACTTATTATACTATAATTTTCTTCATTTCCACCAATATCTCATAACTTATTTTATTTACGTAAGGTCGTAGCCTACTTGTTatcccaaaataatataaattcctTAGCCCGAGGATATTGTCTCACAAGATATTCCAAGGtcctaaatatttaaagttagcGCTTAGCATTCTTAATAATCTAACTTAATGCCCACATAGTTAACCATTGACACAAAATAAACTTCTATAGTGGAATACccaaaatttatgatataattcTATATCAAATCTTCTAATATTAGTTTCCATAAATAACTTATCAGTGTTCGagtcaaatttttcttcttaaTTTGGAAGTTAAACTCAACTTATCTATGATAAGTATATTCCCAACAATATACCCAAATATTAATTGTCTCCATAATACAATTCCATAAAAATTCGACAAGTAGTCCCAAAAACGCGTTGAACAGGATTTTTCcagaatttttttcaaaaaaatataaagtttggacATTGACCCATGGATAGAAAGAATACGTCGAGAGGATTCCAAAACAGTCGAGGGAATTAAATTATGAGTTTTCTATGAAAAGTTATGAGTCATACGAAACTTTCCTTAAATGGCCAAAACGCGATTTCGGAGGTCTAAATGAAGAAATTTCGCGTTTTCGAACCCTACCTCACGAAATTTCAGAGGGAACTGCATTGGCCGATTTTAAAAATCCATCGAAAATTTTAACGAACGATTTTCTTCCCCAaacggattatgaacctggctgctctgataccacttaaatgtcacatctcgagaccggggttagtcgacaccggcgttgtctcacaatcacataattgcaaaacaacaagccttGTAGTAAATCGCAATAACCAGTTTTTTTTATAACAAGTAATCGTCTTTACAATGCGATGGAAATAAAATGCGGAAGAGAAATACATCATGATAAAATTAAAAGACAGAAAAAATTCGACTGGTCTCGAATTGGATTTACTTCATCACCATTCCCAAAAGTAATCTTGCTCTTCATCCTCGATttgttcctcgttcttatctgggtGGGA is part of the Primulina eburnea isolate SZY01 chromosome 1, ASM2296580v1, whole genome shotgun sequence genome and encodes:
- the LOC140828517 gene encoding uncharacterized protein — protein: MGLNTQFSYFPRVSSKNSQNLYINREHHHHCPMVREKYSGAVLADADEPKTLVGINLYIYHVSKSEWSLVIRSPNFIHHRLRNSTGGVIIQERLSPRNGIYVEMRRGCLEICKFDYGFYGLVRSSCNGLVVISDWSKLVNLYVTIPLTKQWTILPPFSTLTGDYSDCGIAFVEASMGYKVVCARGYKHVVPKTQIAILTIGVDKVWRHIDVKHLLLPTERGFIYFPMVIVGYVHWFSGNFLLTLNVETQIVHRFSVPPFPKMHGTFLPMGGNL